Genomic window (Chthoniobacterales bacterium):
TGGAAGCCCTGCAGCAGGCCCTCGGCGAAATCAAAGCCAAGCAGATCGACCTCGAACTGCTCCATGGTGCGGTCGGCCCGATCAGCGAATCGGACATCCTTCTCGCCACGGCTTCCGATGCGATCGTGGTCGGATTCGGTGTGAAGGTCGAAAACAGCGCGGCAACGGCGGCCAAGCGCGAGGGTATTCAGATCAAGCTTTACTCGATCATTTACGAGCTGATCGACCAGATCAAAGAAGCGATGGCTGGGTTGCTCGAGCCTGAATTGCGGGAGGCGGTCATAGGCCACGCGGAGGTCCGGCAGGTGTTCGATCTGACCAAGGGAATGGTCGCGGGTTGCATGGTGACCGACGGACGCATCGCCCGCTCGGCGCGTGCGCGTGTCCTCCGCCGCAAGCAACCGATCTACGACGGCGGAATCTCGACCCTCCGCCGATTCAAAGATGACGTCAAAGAGGTGCGCAACGGGTTCGAGTGCGGCATCAAGCTCGGCGATTTCGAAGAATACGAGCCTGGCGATATCATCGAGTGCTACACTCTCGAGAAGGTCGCACAGAAACTCGAGTAGGCTTTTGCCGGGACGGGGAGGGACGCCGTCCCGCGCCCCCGTCCTTCAACTTTCAACTGCCCAGCAATGAAACACCGTCTGGCCCGCGTTGCCGAAATCCTCAAGCGCGAACTCAGCATGATCATCCTGCGGGAGGTTCCCGCGGACGGCGCGCTGATCACCGTGAACGCGGTGGACGTCTCGCCCGACTTGCGCAATGCCACAGTCCACGTCGGGATCCTGGGCACGGCCGCACAGCAAAGGGCCGCACTCGAACGCCTCGAGCACCATCGCCCCGTGTTGCAGGCCGAGTGCGCCAAGCGAGTGGTCCTGAAGTTCACGCCGCATTTGCAATTCAAGCTCGACGAGTCGGTGGAGCGGGGCACGCGGGTCCTCGATATTCTGGATGAGATCGGGGAAGCGGGAGAGGAGTCGGGAACATGAGTCGCGGGTCCGATGCAACATTCGGCCAGATCAGGCACACGCTCGATGCGGCAGATCGGATTTTGCTCGCGAGCCATGTGCGGCCGGACGGCGACGCCTACGGGTCGTGCATCGCGATGGCCTTGCACCTGCGGTCGCAGGGGAAGGATGTCACAGTTTGGAACGAGGAGGGGATGACGGAGAAGTTCCGCTACCTGCCCGAGAGCGCAACCGTCGCGGCTCCGCCGGAACACGAAAAGCGCGACTTCGATGTGGTGCTGGCGCTCGACACATCCACCAAGGAACGTCTCGGCCGTGTGCTGAAGGCGACGGGCCAAGTCGTGACATGGATCAATATCGACCATCACGTCAGCAATCACCGCTACGCCGACCTGAACTACATCGACGATACTGCTCCGGCCA
Coding sequences:
- the rbfA gene encoding 30S ribosome-binding factor RbfA, whose product is MKHRLARVAEILKRELSMIILREVPADGALITVNAVDVSPDLRNATVHVGILGTAAQQRAALERLEHHRPVLQAECAKRVVLKFTPHLQFKLDESVERGTRVLDILDEIGEAGEESGT